The Mucilaginibacter mallensis genome has a segment encoding these proteins:
- the trhO gene encoding oxygen-dependent tRNA uridine(34) hydroxylase TrhO yields the protein MEKYNTLLYYCYSTIADAEQFAADHLNFCKSLGLTGRIIVAEEGLNGTVSGTAEACRQYMDTVHADPRFAGIDFKVDEVDTPSFVKMHVRYKSEIVHSGLRNPEIIDPKSKTGKHLNPKEFMEMKDRDDVVVLDVRSNYEHNLGKFKNAITLDIENFRDFPAMINELAQYKDKKILTYCTGGIKCEKASALLLHEGFPEVYQLHGGIIKYGKEAGGKDFEGKCYVFDGRLSVDVNSVNPVVISKCLNCGTITDKMINCANPECNEHFTQCDACGEAMEGCCSDACKTHPRKRVYDGTGYYVKVPQPVNTDKKGLKLQY from the coding sequence ATGGAAAAATATAACACACTACTATACTATTGTTATTCAACAATAGCTGATGCGGAGCAATTTGCTGCCGATCATTTAAATTTTTGTAAATCTTTGGGGTTAACAGGCCGTATTATTGTGGCTGAAGAAGGGCTTAACGGCACCGTTTCAGGCACAGCTGAGGCATGTAGGCAATACATGGATACGGTACACGCCGACCCGCGTTTTGCAGGTATTGATTTTAAAGTTGATGAGGTTGATACCCCATCATTTGTTAAAATGCATGTACGCTATAAATCGGAGATAGTACACTCGGGTTTACGCAACCCGGAAATTATCGACCCAAAAAGCAAAACCGGCAAGCACCTTAATCCAAAGGAATTTATGGAGATGAAGGACCGCGATGATGTGGTGGTGCTTGATGTACGCTCAAATTATGAGCATAACCTGGGTAAATTCAAGAATGCCATAACACTCGACATCGAGAATTTCCGCGATTTCCCGGCCATGATCAATGAGTTGGCACAGTACAAGGATAAAAAGATACTCACCTATTGCACCGGCGGCATCAAATGCGAAAAAGCATCGGCCCTGCTATTGCATGAAGGCTTTCCCGAAGTTTACCAACTGCATGGCGGCATTATAAAATATGGCAAGGAAGCCGGCGGTAAGGATTTTGAAGGCAAATGTTATGTGTTTGATGGCCGCTTGTCGGTTGATGTAAACTCCGTTAACCCGGTTGTAATTTCAAAATGCCTTAACTGCGGCACCATTACCGATAAAATGATCAACTGTGCCAACCCCGAGTGCAATGAGCATTTTACCCAGTGTGATGCCTGCGGCGAAGCGATGGAAGGCTGCTGCAGCGATGCCTGCAAAACGCATCCTCGCAAGCGTGTTTATGATGGCACAGGGTATTATGTAAAAGTACCGCAACCCGTTAACACCGACAAAAAAGGATTAAAGCTGCAATATTAA